One Argentina anserina chromosome 6, drPotAnse1.1, whole genome shotgun sequence genomic window, ATATGGAAAAACATGGATCTCAGCTAGCTTTGTTTAATGATTTTCCCGTTTCTGTTAATTTTTATGAATAAAACGGAACTTTTGCCTTgtttattataattttatcGATTTGATGCTCTTTTGGTGGAACCGATTTGATTCCTTGTACTTAATATTAAATTgatttattttgttgattatgTTGTACTGTATGGTAATGGTGTGTAGCTGGAGCCAGTTGCCGGAGTGAGATGTGTATAATCAGAGTGACAGTGTGCAATTTATTCTATAGAGTGATGGGGACGTACAACATTGATAGTTTTGTGCTCTCTGAATTTAGTAGTGCTGGACCCTCCGAAGCCATTTTCAGCTCTATTTTTGGCTTCAAGTTGGAATTTATTTAATTCCCAAAAATTGAGAAGTTTGCATTCCAGAGTCTTTTTCCACGAGTTTGAGATGTTGTGACTGTGTGTTGCTTTTGAAATCTAGTGTTTCATGTGTTTTGGACCTGAATTGATTGAGAGATTAATTGAAGATGCTTGTGTTTTTGAAAATATCACAATTTGATGATTGGATTAGCATTATTGAAGCATTGATTGCAACATTGGTGAGAGTTGGCCCTGCTGAGTTGAATGAGTGAACCGactttgtttttccttttagTGCAAGATTTTCTGGTTCACGAGTGTATTTCTGTTCATTATTCAGTTCTACATGTTCCAGTTAATGACGCTGAATGATGTCTTATTGCAGGCTTGCTGAACACAATTGTGCATTAGGGAAGTACTGAATTAGTTTTCCACCATCTTTGATGCAGAGCAAGtcattttgtaaaaggtaCTAGGAGTCCCTTGCTTTATGCATCTTGCGGTCTCTTTCTTTTCCCTCTGAATCTGAAATTGAAAGCGTTCTTCGAATATTGATTGGTATTAATTCCACCCTGTTACAGTTTCTTCATTTGATCGTTCTAGTTGGAGAAATTAGAGTTTTCAAGCATGAAGGAGGttgacaaaaggaaaactacaAATACTAAAGCCACCAAGCGTTCCGGAAGAACTGAAAGGAGAGATCCTAAGCTGAACCAAGGGAATACTGGCAAGACATTGAACGGAAAAGGAACTGAATCTAAAGAGTCTCAAGCTAGGACAGTCCCTGGTACCCTAGTAAGTGATATGAACATGAGTACAGAGGCCTTGGTAGTTGATAATAATGTGGACATACATTACGTGAGTGATGTGAAAAAGATCGTGGATGCTCCTCGAGATTTACAAGCAAACTCGATGATTTCAATAGAGAACGATGATGAAGATTCAGATGATCATTCTAGTGATTTGGAACAAGAAGCAAAGCAGGGGAATGAAGAGGTGTCAGACTGTGAGACCATAAAGGATTCGGTATCATCTCAAGGGGAATCGACTACCTCTGCGGATGACATAAGCCCTTCAAGGGTTCCCAAAATTATTGGAAGAAAAAAGCCCTCAGAGGATTCTATTGGATCCATGGAGAGATCTGTTCGTGAATCTAGTAAGTCAAAATCCAAGGATCACACTCACAAAGAGTCCAGTACGTTACACAAAGGGCCTTCTGGAGTTACCACTAAATGTTCTACTATAGATGATGCTAGCACTATGGGAAGTCccatgaaaccttcttcagaATCATCTGAGGTGGTTGATGACAAGATTGTCAAAGAAATAAGAGGAAGTGACATTGTGGATAGGTCTACCAATGGTGCCCAGAGTGGTGGAAGTGACAATCAAACCATAGATGCGGATAAAATTGATGAACAAGAGGATGTCACAGCTTTGGAACAGAAGGTTGAAGAAATGGAAATGAGAATTCAAAAACTTGAAGAAGAACTGCGAGAAGTTGCTGCTCTTGAAATTTCCTTATACTCTGTGGTACCGGAGCATGGGAGCTCTGCACATAAAGTACACACACCTGCTCGGCGCATTTCTCGACTTTATATTCATGCTTGCAAACATTGGACTCAGGAAAAGCGAGCCACAATTGCTAAGAATACTGCATCAGGGCTTGTTCTTATTGCAAAGTCCTGTGGTAGTGATGTTGCCAGGTAAATGTTATCATGTTGTAGTTCAAAGTGTTCTCCTAATTGTTGTAATTTCTACAAATTAACTTTTCCTTTTCCATTTCCTTTTGTATCTTAAGGTTGACCTTCTGGTTATCCAATACTGTTGTGCTAAGGGGGATCATATCTCAAGCATTTGGCAGTTCACGTCACTCAGGTCCTTTTTCTAAGTATGAGTCTAATGGTACTAGCAAGAGAAATGATGTGAAGTCTGCGGCACTGAGATGGAGGGGCAATCCTGGTACTAAACAAATGAATGGCTTCACGCAGTTTGCTGATGACTGGCAAGAGACAGGAACCTTCACAGCAGCATTAGAAAGAGTTGAATCCTGGATTTTTTCTCGGCTAGTTGAGTCCGTGTGGTGGCAGGTACATCTAGTAAACTAACTAagaaatatataattgattactACAGCTGAACTATAGTGTTTGCTTGATTGAGACAACCATACTACAATTTAAAGTTAGATCGAGTTCCATGTCGTgccattttattttcaatgaaCATTTGGCTGATCTTATCAAGGATTTGACTTTATCTGATTGAGATCTTGATTTCCTAGGCTTTGGCTCCACATATGCAATCTCCAGTTGAGCATTCATCAAGTAATAAGATAGCAAGGTTGTTGGGACCTGCCCTGGGTGATCAAAATCAGGGGAGCTTTTCTATTAACCTGTGGAAAAACGCTTTCCAGGATGCTTCTCAACGACTCTGTCCTGTTCGAGCTGGGGGACACCAGTGTGGCTGCCTGCCTGTGTTGTCAAGAATGGTATGTTACCTCAAATGTTATCCAAGTTTCTCCAGCGGCTTATGTTCATTGCTGATATTGAAACTTTGATCTCAACCACAGTTTGTTATACTTCCTAAGTTTTCCAGTTACTTTGGAGGTTTAATTAAGTATATCATTTCGTTTAGGTCATGGGACAATGTGTTTCCAGGCTAGATGTTGCAATGTTCAATGCCATTCTGCGTGAGTCAGTACATGAGATTCCTACTGATCCAGTGTCAGATCCCATTCTTGATTCGCGAGTTCTACCTATTCCTGCTGGTGATTTGAGTTTCAGATCTGGCGCTCAACTAAAAAATTCTGTACGTACTTTTTCCTCTTTCCAGTTTTAgacgtgatttttaattttagtcATGTGCATAGTTAATGAAAGATAGGTTTTAAGTTGGCAGTTCATCCATCTGGAAATTAGAATTCTTGGGCATGTCTAGACCTATGACTTTTGATCCATATGATGTTTCTTTAATCAAGGGCCACTGCAGGCACACTATTTGTTGGTAAAATGACACAAGTCAATGGCCATGTGGCTGTTTGTCTATATAGAATCAAGAGTTGTAATAAATTTAGCTCTCTATGTTAATTTGATCCTGCTTGTGATATATGTATCTGTAGTTACGTAAAGAAATTACATTGCAACTGCTAAAAGTTCAGGAGGCTGCTTGTCATGTAGGTTGGAAATTGGTCTAGGTGGCTAAGTGATATGTTTGGCATGGATGCTGATGATTCCCTGCAAGAAAATCAGCTTGGAAATGAGGACAATGACAAGCAGAGCGGAGATGCTGAACCAAAatcctttcttcttctcaatGCCTTGAGTGATCTCCTGATGCTTCCAAAAGACATGCTTATGGACCGCTCAATCAGAAAGGAGGTATGCTTTGCCACCGCCTTCACTTTATATAAATCTTTTGGTTCTTCGTTACTTATATCTTCCCTTTTTTGTGGGCTGATTAAACTTTGATTTTGTCATGTTCACTAGGTGTGCCCATCAATTAGTCTTCCAGTAGTTAAGCGAATACTCTGCAACTTCACTCCAGATGAGTTCTGTCCAGATGCTGTTCCAGGAGCTGTATTGGAAGCACTGAATGCTGAGGTATGATTACACTTTGCAACTTGGCCCGTGGTTACCTTACATATTCAATCCAAGAACTCATTTAGGCTGGATAGTTCTAATACATTTGTCAGTGTTTTCTCCACAAGTTCGTTAATCATGTATGAATCACAG contains:
- the LOC126798677 gene encoding uncharacterized protein LOC126798677, which gives rise to MKEVDKRKTTNTKATKRSGRTERRDPKLNQGNTGKTLNGKGTESKESQARTVPGTLVSDMNMSTEALVVDNNVDIHYVSDVKKIVDAPRDLQANSMISIENDDEDSDDHSSDLEQEAKQGNEEVSDCETIKDSVSSQGESTTSADDISPSRVPKIIGRKKPSEDSIGSMERSVRESSKSKSKDHTHKESSTLHKGPSGVTTKCSTIDDASTMGSPMKPSSESSEVVDDKIVKEIRGSDIVDRSTNGAQSGGSDNQTIDADKIDEQEDVTALEQKVEEMEMRIQKLEEELREVAALEISLYSVVPEHGSSAHKVHTPARRISRLYIHACKHWTQEKRATIAKNTASGLVLIAKSCGSDVARLTFWLSNTVVLRGIISQAFGSSRHSGPFSKYESNGTSKRNDVKSAALRWRGNPGTKQMNGFTQFADDWQETGTFTAALERVESWIFSRLVESVWWQALAPHMQSPVEHSSSNKIARLLGPALGDQNQGSFSINLWKNAFQDASQRLCPVRAGGHQCGCLPVLSRMVMGQCVSRLDVAMFNAILRESVHEIPTDPVSDPILDSRVLPIPAGDLSFRSGAQLKNSVGNWSRWLSDMFGMDADDSLQENQLGNEDNDKQSGDAEPKSFLLLNALSDLLMLPKDMLMDRSIRKEVCPSISLPVVKRILCNFTPDEFCPDAVPGAVLEALNAESIVERRLSGESSRIFPYTAAPVVYNPPSSVDVPEKVAEAGERSPMERSVSAIQRKGYTSDEELEELDSPLIAIVDNLPSSPTFIANGNGNGKHEETGHSCMNARYDLLREVWSA